The Pelobacter seleniigenes DSM 18267 genomic sequence CGCCGTTCCTTTTCTCGGGGTGATCTGGAGTATCTTGCCAACCTGTGCCATAACTGCACAGGCTGCTTCCACGCCTGCCAGTACGCACCACCACAAGAATTTGACATCAACAATCCAAAGATCATGGCAGAACTGCGGGCGGAGACGTATCAAAAGTACGCCTGGCCTGCACCGTTGGCCAAAATGTATCAGAAAAACGGACGCGCAGTCTCCTACATCAGTACCTTCAGCGTTATGATCGTTCTCCTTTTCGCCCTGATTACCCAAGGGAATGCCGCACTGTTTACAGCCTACTCTGGTAGTGGATCATTTTATCAGGTTATTCCCTACGGTGTTATGCTTGGGGTTCCCATTGTCATAGCAATCTGTTCGATCGTCGCGCTACTGGCTGGCGTATTCCGCTTCTCGAAGGGCACAGGTTGGGACATGCGACAACTCGCGCAGCCCCAGAACGTGTTGCGCGCCGTCTGGGATGTCATGGCGCTGCGTTACCTTGGCGGTTCCGGCGATGGATGCAATTACGAAGATGACACCTTTAACCATAAACGCCGGTGGTTTCATCAGGCTATTTTTTACGGATTTCTCTTGTGCCTGGTATCGACCTCAGTTGCTTTAGTCTATGACCATTTCCTGCACTTGCCCGCGCCCTACAGCCTTGCCAGCATTCCGGTCATCACCGGCACATTGGGCGGGCTAGCCCTATTGATCGGGACCAGTGGCATGCTGTGGCTGAAAATGAAACGAGACAAGCGTCCTCAGGCAGAAGGGCTTTTGGGGATGGATACTGCATTTACCGGCCTATTGTTCCTCACGAGCTTAAGCGGGCTACTATTGTTGCTTTTGCGAGGTACTACAGCGATGGGTGTCTTACTGGTGATACATCTTGGTTTTGTCAGCGGCTTTTTTATAACATTGCCATACAGCAAATTTGTGCATGCCGTTTATAGATTTGCTGCACTTGTCAGGTTCGCCGAAGAAAAGCGCAGAAATCCTGATGGCGACGGAATCATATAACCCATTACTTCAAAAAGACATCACCCCCAGACCCTTCAGAATTGAACCGATCTGAAATGGTCATTATGAAAAGGAAATTGCTCTTCCTCTAAAAGGCAAAAAATGCCTCGTCAGCAGAACTTGTGGAAACCAACAGACTTCTGCTGACGAGGCGAAAATCCAAACAAACCAAACAAGCGCAAATGTCAACTCACCACCAGAGCAAGATCAGTCCCAGTTGCGGCGGCTGCCAGCAAAAGAACTACCGCAATCGTTGTAAATCTCTGCCAAAATTCCATGTACACCACTCGTCTTTCACAAACGTTGATCCTCAAACCCTATTTCCCAACAAGTCTCTGGTAATAATCAAACTGCCGGCGAAGGAACTGATCAAACTGTTCAGGACCTTTAAAATCAAGGGATTGGTTTGAAAAATCACCACCTAGTTCTTTTTGATATGCTGTACCGTTAGCGACATAGCGTATTTGGTCCGCCAGATAATCACGGATATGGTTTGGGGTTTCTTTAAGAACAACAAATCCACGCCAGGATTTTGTGGTTATTTGATAACCTAACTCTACAG encodes the following:
- the tcuB gene encoding tricarballylate utilization 4Fe-4S protein TcuB codes for the protein MLLNNPSTPNLKIEDCLENESTLVKEARRIMEVCNACRYCGGFCAVFPAMEMRRSFSRGDLEYLANLCHNCTGCFHACQYAPPQEFDINNPKIMAELRAETYQKYAWPAPLAKMYQKNGRAVSYISTFSVMIVLLFALITQGNAALFTAYSGSGSFYQVIPYGVMLGVPIVIAICSIVALLAGVFRFSKGTGWDMRQLAQPQNVLRAVWDVMALRYLGGSGDGCNYEDDTFNHKRRWFHQAIFYGFLLCLVSTSVALVYDHFLHLPAPYSLASIPVITGTLGGLALLIGTSGMLWLKMKRDKRPQAEGLLGMDTAFTGLLFLTSLSGLLLLLLRGTTAMGVLLVIHLGFVSGFFITLPYSKFVHAVYRFAALVRFAEEKRRNPDGDGII